In Tessaracoccus flavus, the following are encoded in one genomic region:
- the treS gene encoding maltose alpha-D-glucosyltransferase → MNTRSEGTEPTVELTAQAPEQPGEVTEQPEPATDPESADVLPELSFDEARFAARPARLRPHARRKKLDSSPIVAPLEPSSSNRAYVEWLEEQSMLHDAKRVSRQLAGDHRMWSNPYAHPNPRAALQRASVWYTAYPLSHITGPGESFLGALGSAELWAAFSKIGIDAVHTGPVKLAGGLHGWEPTPSVDGHFDRMSMAIDPLFGTEDQYREMCETAAKHNGTIIDDIVPGHTGKGADFRLAELNYRDYPGVYHMIDIPESSWHLLPDVPEGRDSINLTPDVEQALADEGLIIGALQRVIFYEPGVKETNWSVTPPIRDFRGVMRRWVYLHYFKEGQPTINWLDPTCAGMRLVMGDAMHSLLDLGSGGLRLDANGFLGVEKTLNRQPAWSEGHPLSQAANQMIGSLVRKVGGFTFQELNLAIDDIKRTGAVGPDLSYDFITRPAAQVALATGDTEFLRLVLREAMEIGVDQASLVHALQNHDELTYELVHFAAAHRDDVYTLGGEEYRGADLAEHIRQTMRDTLTGDAAPYNAIFTQNGIASTTASIITASLGITDLDEITDADVRRITNAHLLLCMYNAWQPGVFALSGWDLVGALPLARDEVKSLIASGDTRWIERGAYDLLGVAPDAKRSASGMPRARALYGSVTEQLKKDNSFANRLAQVLRVRKRNGIDSAKLVDVPEVGHKSLLVLVNELEIGAIQVTAVNFSAEKIDARIQSELLPEGRVFDLSTRRKVGTVDALRGFNIELPAFGGLAMIIRD, encoded by the coding sequence ATGAACACCCGCAGCGAAGGAACCGAGCCCACCGTCGAGCTGACGGCGCAGGCACCCGAACAGCCCGGCGAGGTGACGGAACAACCAGAACCTGCGACGGACCCGGAATCAGCCGACGTCCTCCCCGAGCTCAGCTTCGACGAAGCCCGCTTCGCTGCGCGACCGGCGCGTCTGCGGCCCCACGCCCGCCGGAAGAAGCTGGACTCGAGCCCCATCGTGGCGCCGCTCGAACCGAGCAGCTCCAACCGCGCCTACGTCGAGTGGCTCGAGGAGCAGTCGATGCTGCACGACGCCAAGCGCGTCTCCCGCCAGCTGGCCGGCGATCACCGGATGTGGTCCAACCCCTACGCGCACCCCAACCCCCGCGCGGCCCTGCAGCGGGCGTCGGTCTGGTACACCGCCTACCCGTTGTCCCACATCACCGGCCCGGGAGAATCGTTCCTCGGCGCGCTCGGCTCCGCGGAGCTGTGGGCGGCGTTCTCGAAGATCGGCATCGACGCCGTCCACACCGGCCCAGTGAAGTTGGCGGGAGGACTGCACGGCTGGGAGCCCACGCCGAGCGTCGACGGCCACTTCGACCGGATGTCGATGGCGATCGACCCCCTCTTCGGCACCGAAGACCAGTACCGCGAGATGTGCGAGACCGCCGCCAAGCACAACGGCACCATCATCGACGACATCGTCCCCGGCCACACCGGCAAGGGAGCGGACTTCCGCCTAGCTGAGCTGAACTACCGCGACTACCCCGGCGTCTATCACATGATCGACATCCCCGAGTCGTCCTGGCACCTGCTGCCCGACGTCCCCGAGGGGCGAGACTCGATCAATCTGACGCCCGACGTCGAGCAGGCGCTGGCCGACGAGGGCCTGATCATCGGCGCCCTCCAGCGAGTCATCTTCTACGAGCCCGGCGTGAAGGAGACCAACTGGTCGGTCACCCCACCGATCCGCGACTTCCGCGGAGTGATGCGCCGCTGGGTCTACCTCCACTACTTCAAGGAGGGGCAGCCCACCATCAACTGGCTCGACCCCACGTGCGCCGGGATGCGGCTCGTCATGGGCGATGCGATGCATTCGTTGCTCGATCTCGGGTCGGGTGGGCTCCGCCTCGACGCGAACGGCTTCCTCGGCGTCGAGAAGACACTCAACCGCCAGCCCGCCTGGTCGGAGGGGCACCCCCTGTCCCAGGCGGCCAACCAGATGATCGGGTCGCTGGTGCGCAAGGTGGGCGGCTTCACGTTCCAGGAGCTGAACCTCGCCATCGACGACATCAAGCGAACCGGCGCCGTCGGCCCGGACCTCAGCTACGACTTCATCACGCGTCCCGCCGCGCAGGTAGCGCTGGCCACCGGCGACACGGAGTTCCTGCGCCTGGTGCTGCGTGAGGCCATGGAGATCGGCGTCGACCAGGCATCGCTGGTGCACGCGCTCCAAAACCACGACGAGCTCACCTACGAGCTCGTGCACTTCGCCGCGGCGCACCGCGACGACGTCTACACGCTGGGCGGGGAGGAGTACCGGGGCGCCGACCTCGCCGAGCACATCCGGCAGACCATGCGCGACACACTGACCGGCGACGCCGCCCCCTACAACGCGATCTTCACCCAGAACGGGATCGCGAGCACCACGGCGTCGATCATCACCGCGTCCCTCGGCATCACCGACCTGGACGAGATCACCGACGCCGACGTCCGTCGGATCACCAACGCGCACCTCCTGCTGTGCATGTACAACGCCTGGCAGCCCGGGGTCTTCGCGCTGTCGGGCTGGGATCTCGTCGGCGCGCTGCCGCTGGCCCGCGACGAGGTGAAGAGCCTCATCGCCTCGGGCGACACCCGCTGGATCGAGCGCGGCGCCTACGACCTCCTCGGCGTGGCGCCCGACGCGAAGCGCTCAGCGTCCGGCATGCCGCGGGCCCGCGCGCTCTACGGCTCGGTGACCGAGCAGCTGAAGAAGGACAACTCCTTCGCCAACCGGCTCGCGCAGGTGCTGCGGGTGCGCAAGCGCAACGGCATCGACTCGGCCAAGCTCGTCGACGTGCCGGAGGTCGGCCACAAGTCGCTGCTCGTGCTGGTCAACGAGCTGGAGATCGGCGCCATCCAAGTGACCGCGGTCAACTTCAGCGCGGAGAAGATCGACGCGCGCATCCAGTCGGAGCTGCTCCCCGAGGGGCGCGTCTTCGACCTCAGCACGCGCAGAAAGGTCGGCACCGTCGATGCGCTGCGCGGCTTCAACATCGAACTGCCCGCCTTCGGCGGTCTGGCGATGATCATCCGCGACTGA
- a CDS encoding HIT family protein has product MDPGDRDVVCGVVAGAVDADVVYRDDTVIAFLDHRPVFKGHVLVCPITHVDTLLDLPAELISPLFGVVQRVANAMEEALGAQGSFTAINTVVSQSVPHLHVHVVPRTRGDGLRGFFWPRTRYAETEAAEYAARLRAALTR; this is encoded by the coding sequence ATGGACCCCGGGGATCGCGATGTGGTGTGCGGCGTCGTCGCGGGGGCCGTAGACGCCGACGTCGTCTACCGAGATGACACCGTCATCGCGTTCCTCGACCATCGACCGGTCTTCAAGGGACACGTGCTGGTCTGCCCGATCACCCACGTCGACACTCTTCTGGACCTCCCGGCCGAACTCATTTCGCCCCTGTTCGGCGTCGTGCAGCGCGTCGCCAACGCGATGGAGGAGGCTCTCGGTGCGCAAGGGAGCTTCACGGCCATCAACACGGTGGTGAGCCAATCCGTCCCCCACCTCCACGTCCACGTGGTGCCCAGGACCAGGGGCGACGGTCTCCGCGGCTTCTTCTGGCCCAGGACCCGGTACGCGGAGACGGAGGCGGCCGAGTACGCGGCTCGTCTGCGCGCAGCACTGACTAGGTAG
- a CDS encoding DUF2254 domain-containing protein translates to MATSRSRGSVNAIEQATLWDRMWQPFWVLPVAMTLGALAMALVLPELDKELRGWMFWVFPGGADAARGALTTIASATISTVGVVFSITMVVLQLASSSFTPRILGSFLESRVVQATFGMFIATFVFSLIALRAILNETDDSSGFVPRVSVTFAFLMAIGCVGLFLAFVRHITESIQVSKVISRIGDRTLRLIERVLPGQDENGGAGPTWSPTAGTPSTRIQVGERHGHLDEIDLPELVRLAGELEGVIVLERSLGAFVTHGQPLATFWGEGWDEDAQSRLASAMRLATERTTRQDVSFGFRQLVDIGDRALSPGTNDPTTANQVINELHRLLRVIVQRVVPSPYIADDDGVVRVVAQGSDVETLLTLSVQELAHFARDIPPVLRRLQLMLDDLDSCALPRYQGSIDALRETVASYAD, encoded by the coding sequence ATGGCTACCTCACGATCTCGCGGCTCCGTCAACGCCATCGAGCAGGCGACCCTCTGGGACCGGATGTGGCAACCGTTCTGGGTGCTGCCCGTCGCTATGACGCTGGGCGCGCTGGCGATGGCGTTGGTGCTGCCCGAGCTGGACAAGGAGCTACGGGGCTGGATGTTCTGGGTGTTCCCGGGAGGTGCGGACGCCGCACGGGGCGCGCTGACGACCATCGCGTCGGCCACCATCTCCACCGTCGGCGTCGTGTTCTCCATCACGATGGTCGTCCTGCAGCTGGCCTCCAGCAGCTTCACCCCGCGGATCCTGGGCTCGTTCCTCGAGAGCCGGGTGGTGCAGGCCACCTTCGGCATGTTCATCGCCACGTTCGTCTTCTCGCTCATCGCGTTGCGGGCGATCCTGAACGAGACCGACGACTCGTCCGGCTTCGTGCCGCGGGTGTCGGTGACCTTTGCGTTCCTCATGGCCATCGGCTGCGTCGGTCTCTTCCTCGCGTTCGTGCGCCACATCACCGAGTCCATCCAGGTCAGCAAGGTGATCTCAAGGATCGGCGACCGCACACTGCGGCTGATCGAGCGCGTACTCCCCGGACAGGACGAGAACGGCGGGGCCGGCCCCACCTGGTCGCCCACGGCGGGCACCCCCTCCACCAGGATCCAGGTCGGCGAACGCCACGGTCACCTGGACGAGATCGACCTGCCAGAGCTCGTCAGGCTGGCCGGGGAGCTTGAAGGGGTCATCGTGCTGGAGAGGTCGCTGGGCGCGTTCGTCACCCACGGCCAGCCTCTTGCGACCTTCTGGGGCGAAGGGTGGGACGAGGATGCCCAGTCGAGACTCGCCTCCGCGATGCGCCTGGCGACGGAGCGGACCACCCGGCAGGACGTCTCCTTCGGCTTCCGACAGCTCGTCGACATCGGCGACCGCGCCCTGTCCCCCGGCACCAACGACCCGACCACGGCGAACCAGGTCATCAACGAGCTTCACAGGCTGCTCCGCGTCATCGTGCAGCGGGTTGTGCCGAGCCCGTACATCGCCGACGACGACGGCGTGGTCCGCGTGGTCGCCCAGGGCTCCGACGTCGAGACGCTGCTCACCTTGAGCGTCCAGGAGCTCGCGCACTTCGCCCGCGACATTCCTCCGGTGCTGAGGCGGTTGCAGCTGATGCTCGACGACCTCGACTCCTGCGCCCTCCCCCGCTACCAGGGCAGCATCGACGCCCTCCGCGAGACCGTCGCCAGCTACGCCGACTGA
- a CDS encoding maltokinase N-terminal cap-like domain-containing protein: protein MSGAAEVHPNATLTPTKIELLQRWLPTQDWFRGDAERVRQATRFRLVDPDGAVGLDAIIAAAGEAAYFVPLTWRDAPLEGATLVGTLEHSELGTRYGYDATTDPVFRTEVERVIREADSHSEIHDQAGNALPLDSTASGSGVVGEPAGEILDFVRVLDRAADVPIDAVGTLTVAWTDDEGPRSDVVALLR, encoded by the coding sequence ATGAGCGGCGCCGCCGAAGTGCATCCCAACGCAACGCTGACCCCCACCAAGATCGAACTTCTGCAGCGCTGGCTGCCGACCCAGGACTGGTTCCGGGGCGACGCCGAACGGGTGCGGCAAGCGACGCGATTCAGGCTCGTCGACCCCGACGGGGCGGTGGGCCTGGACGCGATCATCGCGGCGGCAGGGGAGGCCGCCTATTTCGTTCCGCTCACCTGGCGCGACGCCCCGCTGGAGGGGGCCACGCTGGTCGGCACCCTCGAGCACTCCGAGCTCGGCACCAGGTACGGGTACGACGCCACGACCGACCCTGTGTTCCGTACCGAGGTCGAGCGGGTGATCAGGGAGGCCGACTCGCACTCCGAGATCCACGACCAGGCCGGCAACGCGCTCCCGCTCGACTCAACGGCATCGGGGAGCGGGGTGGTTGGTGAGCCAGCCGGTGAGATATTGGACTTCGTCCGGGTCCTCGACCGGGCCGCCGACGTACCCATCGACGCCGTCGGCACGCTGACCGTGGCCTGGACCGACGACGAGGGCCCCCGCAGCGACGTCGTGGCGCTGCTGCGCTGA
- a CDS encoding glycoside hydrolase family 3 protein — translation MPNFTRRQLIGMGAGALAASAVAGVVPARANVTGFVRSTVARMILEEKVGQLQVQPVYGTDPNADDARNAERFGIAKAADVIRELHLGGVIYFAWTNSYANGPEGVCELTNGLQRAAMETRTTRGKGKPVGTKTGVPLIIATDQEQGIVTRFGPPATQFPGSMALGAGRSVDDARTAAAITGEELRAVGINTNFAPVADVNVNPDNPVIGVRSFSSDPHLAAEMVATQVRGYQEDGNVSASAKHFPGHGDTAVDSHYGLPLITHSRDEWEQLDAPPFKAAIDAGVDMIMTAHLLMPALDDSGDPASLSKPILTGVLREELGFDGVIITDALDMAGVREKYGDEEVAVRALEAGVDILLMSPAPLLARDAILEAVRSGRLSEKFIDEKVERILRMKHRRGIISAPLCDQAAVDDIVGAPEHLAIADAITDRTVTLINNDGTLPMSVDGKSVLVTGWGVSTTANVKAALDAAGATTTRLNYTSPTAAQIATAVAAAETSDLVVVLTHQVSSRQATLARLVHALVATGKPVVAVAVRNPYDVAYYEASAEIATYSYSPVTTGALVRVITGEVNPTGKLPVDIPDPDGGVLHPFGYGLSY, via the coding sequence ATGCCCAACTTCACCCGTCGTCAACTCATCGGCATGGGCGCCGGAGCCCTCGCCGCCAGCGCGGTCGCGGGGGTCGTCCCCGCGCGCGCCAACGTGACGGGATTCGTTCGCTCAACGGTTGCGCGAATGATCCTGGAAGAGAAGGTCGGCCAACTGCAGGTCCAACCGGTCTACGGCACCGACCCCAACGCGGACGACGCGAGGAACGCAGAGAGATTCGGCATCGCGAAGGCGGCCGACGTCATCCGCGAGCTGCACCTCGGCGGCGTCATCTACTTCGCCTGGACCAACAGCTACGCCAACGGCCCAGAGGGCGTCTGCGAGCTGACCAACGGACTCCAGCGGGCCGCGATGGAGACCCGCACCACCCGCGGTAAGGGCAAGCCGGTTGGCACCAAGACCGGAGTGCCGCTCATCATCGCGACCGACCAGGAGCAGGGAATCGTCACCCGCTTCGGCCCGCCCGCCACCCAGTTCCCGGGCTCCATGGCGCTCGGCGCCGGCCGCTCCGTGGACGACGCCCGCACCGCGGCGGCCATCACCGGTGAGGAGCTGCGCGCCGTCGGCATCAATACCAACTTCGCCCCCGTCGCCGACGTCAACGTCAACCCCGACAACCCGGTGATCGGTGTCCGGTCCTTCAGCTCCGACCCCCACCTGGCCGCCGAGATGGTGGCCACCCAGGTGCGCGGCTACCAGGAGGACGGCAACGTCTCGGCCTCGGCCAAGCACTTCCCCGGCCACGGCGACACCGCCGTCGACTCCCACTACGGACTACCGCTCATCACCCACAGCCGTGACGAGTGGGAGCAGCTCGACGCACCGCCGTTCAAGGCAGCGATCGACGCCGGGGTCGACATGATCATGACCGCGCACCTGCTGATGCCGGCGCTGGACGACTCGGGTGACCCCGCCTCGCTCTCCAAGCCCATCCTGACGGGCGTGCTCCGCGAGGAGCTCGGCTTTGACGGCGTCATCATCACCGACGCCCTCGATATGGCCGGCGTCCGGGAGAAGTACGGCGACGAGGAAGTGGCCGTCCGCGCCCTCGAGGCCGGGGTCGACATCCTGCTGATGTCCCCGGCGCCTCTCCTGGCCCGCGACGCGATCCTCGAGGCCGTCAGGAGCGGCCGTCTGAGCGAGAAGTTCATCGACGAGAAGGTCGAGCGCATCCTGCGGATGAAGCACCGCCGCGGTATCATCTCCGCGCCGCTGTGCGACCAGGCGGCCGTCGACGACATCGTCGGCGCGCCCGAGCATCTCGCCATTGCCGATGCCATCACCGACCGCACAGTCACGCTGATCAACAACGACGGCACGCTGCCGATGTCCGTCGACGGCAAGAGCGTGCTCGTCACCGGCTGGGGTGTGTCGACGACGGCCAACGTCAAGGCTGCGCTCGACGCCGCCGGCGCGACCACCACGCGGCTCAACTACACGAGTCCCACCGCCGCCCAGATCGCCACAGCCGTCGCGGCTGCCGAGACCTCCGACCTGGTCGTGGTGCTCACCCATCAGGTTTCCAGCCGACAGGCGACCCTGGCCCGACTCGTCCACGCCCTCGTCGCCACGGGCAAGCCCGTCGTCGCGGTGGCCGTGCGTAACCCGTACGACGTCGCGTACTACGAGGCCTCCGCCGAGATCGCCACCTACTCCTACTCCCCGGTAACGACGGGCGCCCTGGTGCGCGTCATCACCGGCGAGGTGAACCCGACAGGCAAGCTGCCGGTGGACATCCCGGATCCCGACGGCGGCGTCCTCCACCCCTTCGGCTACGGCCTCAGCTACTAG
- a CDS encoding SDR family oxidoreductase — translation MKITIIGGHGKIALLTAAMLSESGHQVRSVVRNEDHRSDVEETGAHCVVADVETLDTDALGEVLDGSEAVVWSAGAGGGNPERTYAVDRDAAIRSIDAAAARGIPRFIMVSYVGSGRDEVPQDNPFHHYAVAKAAADDHLRSSPLQWTILAPGQLTEEEATRKFDVGDHVTHGATSRANVAHLIAAVLPRMSTAGLTLRFRDGAVALEDVLVSLERVAAGSPVAPLREGRTDLVT, via the coding sequence ATGAAGATCACCATCATCGGCGGACACGGCAAGATCGCACTGCTCACTGCAGCCATGCTCAGCGAATCGGGGCACCAGGTGAGGTCGGTGGTGCGCAACGAGGACCACCGGAGCGATGTCGAGGAGACGGGCGCCCACTGCGTCGTCGCCGATGTCGAGACCCTGGATACCGACGCCCTCGGCGAGGTGCTGGACGGCAGCGAGGCCGTCGTCTGGTCCGCCGGTGCCGGCGGAGGCAACCCTGAGCGCACGTATGCCGTCGACCGCGACGCCGCGATCCGCAGCATCGATGCCGCCGCAGCCCGCGGCATCCCGCGCTTCATCATGGTGTCCTACGTCGGCTCTGGGCGCGACGAGGTGCCGCAGGACAATCCCTTCCATCACTACGCTGTCGCGAAGGCGGCCGCCGACGACCACCTCCGCTCGTCACCGCTGCAGTGGACCATCCTCGCGCCCGGACAGCTGACCGAGGAGGAGGCCACCCGCAAGTTCGACGTCGGCGACCACGTGACCCACGGCGCCACCTCCCGGGCCAACGTCGCGCACCTGATCGCCGCGGTGCTGCCCCGGATGAGCACAGCCGGGCTCACGTTGCGGTTCCGGGACGGCGCCGTCGCTCTGGAGGACGTCCTCGTCAGCCTCGAGCGCGTCGCGGCCGGTTCGCCGGTCGCTCCGCTTCGGGAAGGGCGTACGGACCTGGTGACCTGA
- the thiM gene encoding hydroxyethylthiazole kinase, whose product MTVSPILTAVRSRTPLVHCMTNTVVPQITANVLLAVGAAPAMIDLPEEAEIFAGVASALLINVGNGSAEQHRAMRLAAAAAEREGTPWVLDPVAVGALPVRTQLARDLLAHRPAAIRANASEILGLAGASAGGRGVDATDTADDALAAGRELSEQTGAVIAISGPVDVVISGGRVTRISGGSPLMPLVIGTGCALGATVAAALGAVSGSGHSAHEAVVAAHALFGAAGSRAAQQTNAPGSFQVAWIDALHTLTPDEVATLVSVEEA is encoded by the coding sequence ATGACCGTTTCCCCCATCCTCACCGCCGTGCGGAGCCGCACGCCGCTCGTCCACTGCATGACGAACACCGTGGTGCCGCAGATCACCGCCAACGTCCTGCTGGCCGTGGGCGCCGCCCCCGCGATGATCGACCTGCCGGAGGAGGCAGAGATCTTCGCCGGGGTGGCGTCGGCGCTCCTCATCAACGTCGGCAACGGATCGGCGGAGCAGCACCGGGCCATGCGCCTCGCGGCCGCCGCCGCCGAGCGCGAGGGGACTCCGTGGGTGCTCGATCCGGTGGCCGTGGGCGCCCTGCCGGTCCGCACCCAACTGGCCCGCGATCTGCTCGCTCACCGCCCCGCCGCCATTCGCGCCAACGCGTCAGAGATCCTCGGCCTCGCAGGGGCTTCTGCGGGTGGGCGCGGGGTAGATGCCACCGACACTGCCGACGACGCCCTGGCCGCGGGACGTGAGCTGAGCGAGCAGACCGGCGCCGTCATCGCGATCTCCGGACCCGTCGACGTGGTGATCAGCGGCGGCCGCGTCACGCGGATCAGCGGCGGCAGCCCGCTGATGCCGCTCGTGATCGGAACCGGCTGCGCCCTTGGCGCGACCGTGGCCGCTGCGCTCGGCGCAGTGTCCGGCTCGGGGCACTCCGCCCACGAGGCCGTCGTCGCCGCCCACGCCCTCTTCGGGGCGGCGGGGTCGCGCGCAGCCCAGCAGACCAACGCCCCCGGGTCGTTCCAGGTGGCGTGGATCGACGCGCTCCACACGCTGACCCCCGACGAGGTCGCGACGCTGGTCAGCGTCGAGGAGGCCTGA
- the thiE gene encoding thiamine phosphate synthase, with protein MQARPGLADAVDWRLYYVTDTALSGGPDEVPGFVEAAVAGGAGVVQIRDKELPDDAYRELVVRCVAANERAHDATGRRAAIVVNDRLSVAADLGLHFHQGQDDGDVRRARRVLGEGLLIGLSISDDEQLAAELADPTADALGLSPVWATPTKEDTAPALGLDGVARLTLAARGAAKTLAIGGINLVNAGSVIETGVDGLCVVSAITSSPDPRHAAEQLLALWSHR; from the coding sequence ATGCAGGCACGGCCCGGGCTCGCGGACGCAGTCGATTGGCGTCTCTACTACGTCACGGACACCGCGCTCTCCGGCGGACCCGATGAGGTCCCGGGATTCGTGGAGGCTGCCGTCGCCGGCGGCGCCGGCGTGGTGCAGATCCGCGACAAGGAGCTCCCCGACGATGCCTACCGCGAGCTCGTCGTGCGGTGCGTCGCGGCCAACGAACGCGCCCACGACGCGACGGGAAGGCGCGCGGCCATCGTGGTCAACGACCGCCTCTCCGTCGCAGCCGATCTCGGACTCCACTTTCATCAGGGCCAGGACGACGGCGACGTCCGGCGCGCGCGCCGCGTCCTCGGCGAGGGGCTCCTCATCGGGCTCAGCATCTCCGACGACGAGCAACTGGCCGCCGAACTCGCGGACCCCACCGCCGACGCGCTGGGTCTGTCCCCGGTCTGGGCCACGCCCACGAAGGAAGACACGGCACCGGCCCTCGGCCTTGACGGGGTCGCGCGCCTGACCCTCGCCGCACGGGGCGCGGCCAAGACGCTGGCCATCGGCGGCATCAACCTGGTCAACGCGGGCTCGGTGATCGAAACTGGCGTCGACGGCCTGTGCGTCGTGTCCGCCATCACGTCCTCCCCCGATCCCCGCCACGCCGCGGAGCAGCTACTCGCCCTCTGGAGCCACCGATGA